A genome region from Chromatiales bacterium includes the following:
- a CDS encoding CsoS2 family carboxysome shell protein, giving the protein MSSRGKLAVSSQDRIREGSRAQTKAASQPAPAEAPRKQDGDCGCGCNGAGDCGDQAATRTESSARLNGRTKTRSASRGNGSKDPGRAASMARRRAQSGRGKAGLSTSGITTAQTARAGNPDLTSRELSKALREARSKRGGAGQKKSAPTGRVRPAPESRTQAAAQDAPWKVGASQTTRGQTVTGTMVGRSRDVTGDEASTCRAVTGTEYMGADIFRDFCQTEPKKGFNRVGASATSRGNTVTGNKVGRSNRVTGDEPGTCKKVTGTEYVGAGQGEAFCGTKAAAGPSKITSAETRGGKSVTGNNVGRSSKVTGDEVGADRALTGTQYMQLGDDRAPNKVGTSKTLRGGAVTGTMVGRRERMTGDEAGSCRNVTGDDYIGQEQFGSFCASTPAPKDRKVGVSATPNGERVTGTMTGRGERVTGDEPGTCKAITGTPYAGAEQYGAFCEPDKAKAAAARMQDSKRRFGSVMTGLQPSVLGKMTGDHKGACEPVTGTPYVGSDQVAAACPASAAEPGSPDFPQAMGSTPWGAFSVESPSHAATPPQIVSGVTGSVYEGGAITGPFGMAPGKVTGTEEARFGHRQTRREAAPAEAPMIDGRVKSRITGEGQDAGSKITGDDWARGDRVTGTEGRSALARNPSRRGPAMSMAAAMAHGRPDDVPNPVSKVTGGSGNTEKGALITYSGGARG; this is encoded by the coding sequence ATGTCGAGCCGCGGCAAGCTGGCCGTGTCCAGTCAGGATCGTATTCGCGAGGGATCACGTGCGCAGACCAAGGCCGCATCGCAACCCGCGCCGGCCGAAGCGCCGCGCAAGCAGGACGGCGATTGTGGCTGCGGCTGCAACGGTGCCGGCGATTGCGGTGACCAGGCCGCGACGCGGACCGAATCCTCGGCCAGGCTCAACGGCCGTACGAAAACCCGTTCCGCCTCGCGCGGTAACGGCAGTAAGGATCCGGGCCGAGCGGCGTCCATGGCGCGGCGTCGTGCCCAGTCCGGGCGCGGCAAGGCGGGCCTGAGTACCTCGGGCATAACGACCGCGCAGACGGCACGTGCCGGCAATCCCGATCTGACCAGCCGCGAGCTGTCCAAGGCCCTGCGTGAGGCACGCAGCAAACGCGGCGGGGCGGGCCAGAAAAAGTCTGCACCGACCGGGCGTGTGCGTCCGGCACCCGAGTCTCGGACCCAGGCGGCTGCGCAGGACGCACCGTGGAAGGTCGGCGCCAGCCAGACCACCCGCGGCCAGACCGTGACCGGCACGATGGTGGGTCGCAGCCGCGATGTGACCGGCGATGAGGCGAGCACCTGTCGTGCCGTGACCGGCACCGAATACATGGGCGCGGACATCTTCCGCGATTTCTGTCAGACCGAGCCGAAAAAGGGCTTCAACCGGGTCGGCGCCAGCGCGACTTCGCGCGGCAATACCGTGACCGGCAACAAGGTCGGTCGCAGCAATCGCGTGACCGGCGACGAGCCCGGCACCTGCAAGAAGGTCACGGGTACCGAATACGTCGGCGCCGGGCAGGGCGAGGCGTTCTGCGGCACGAAGGCCGCAGCTGGCCCGTCCAAGATCACCAGCGCCGAGACACGCGGTGGCAAGTCCGTGACCGGCAACAATGTCGGCCGTTCGAGCAAGGTCACCGGCGACGAGGTCGGTGCCGACCGCGCGCTGACCGGCACGCAGTACATGCAGCTCGGCGACGACCGCGCCCCGAACAAGGTCGGCACCAGCAAGACCCTGCGCGGCGGCGCCGTGACCGGCACGATGGTCGGGCGTCGCGAGCGCATGACCGGCGACGAGGCCGGCAGCTGCCGCAACGTCACCGGCGATGACTACATTGGCCAGGAACAGTTCGGCTCCTTCTGTGCGTCCACGCCGGCGCCGAAGGACCGCAAGGTGGGCGTGTCGGCCACGCCGAATGGCGAGCGTGTCACCGGCACCATGACCGGACGTGGCGAGCGCGTGACGGGTGACGAACCCGGCACCTGCAAGGCCATCACCGGCACGCCGTATGCGGGTGCCGAGCAATACGGCGCATTCTGCGAACCGGACAAGGCGAAGGCCGCCGCGGCGCGCATGCAGGACAGCAAGCGTCGCTTCGGTTCCGTGATGACCGGCCTGCAACCGTCGGTCCTCGGCAAGATGACCGGCGATCACAAGGGCGCCTGCGAACCTGTGACCGGCACGCCGTACGTGGGCTCCGACCAGGTCGCCGCCGCTTGTCCGGCCAGCGCCGCGGAACCGGGCAGCCCGGATTTCCCGCAGGCCATGGGTTCCACCCCGTGGGGCGCGTTCAGCGTCGAATCGCCTTCGCATGCCGCGACACCGCCGCAGATCGTCTCCGGCGTGACCGGCTCGGTGTACGAGGGCGGGGCGATCACCGGCCCGTTCGGCATGGCACCCGGCAAGGTGACCGGCACCGAAGAGGCGCGCTTTGGCCATCGTCAGACCCGCCGCGAAGCGGCGCCGGCCGAGGCGCCGATGATCGACGGACGCGTGAAATCGCGCATCACCGGCGAAGGTCAGGATGCGGGCTCGAAGATCACCGGCGACGACTGGGCCCGTGGCGACCGCGTGACCGGCACCGAGGGCAGGTCCGCCCTGGCCCGCAACCCGAGCCGCCGCGGCCCGGCGATGTCCATGGCCGCGGCCATGGCGCATGGTCGCCCGGACGACGTGCCGAACCCGGTCAGCAAGGTGACCGGCGGCAGTGGCAACACCGAAAAGGGCGCGCTGATCACCTATTCGGGTGGCGCGCGCGGCTAA